In Thalassococcus sp. S3, the sequence ATTCTTCGCGCTTAGCCCGCCCACGAAACCGTCTGGACCAGCTTCAAACATGCGCAGCAACGCACGTTCTTGCCGGTCGTTAAGTTGACCTCTAAGGCGATCCAACATCTGGGTCTTTGCGATCACGTGACCGATCAACGCGATCGAATAGTCCTGCGCTTTCAACGCTGTTTTCGCAAACCACGCCAGCCATGCGTCAATGTTGAGCGATTTGTTGTTGCGCTCGAGAATATCATAGTACCCTTTGCGCTCTTTTTCGATTTGCCTTGCAAACGCCAGCAAACTCGGCTGGCCAAGAGCGCGTGACAGGCTGTGTTCACTGATGGCGCGAGCAATGCGGCCATTGCCATCCTCAAATGGGTGGATAGAGACAAAGTATAGATGCGCGATGCCCGCCTTTGTAAGCGCAGGCAGCGTTGATTGGTTCAGCCAATCCAGAAACCGCGTCATTTCACGATCCACCTGTCGGGATGGTGGCGCTTCGAAGTGAACCTTCGGTTTCTGGAAGGGGCCAGAAACCACCTGCATCGCTTCAGTGTGTGTGCGATACGCTCCGATGTTTTGAAGATCACGTTGCGCACCGCACACCATCCTGTGCCATACGAACAAGGTCTCGTGAGTGATATCATTCTCAAAACCGTCGAAGACAGCGACCATGAGTTCTGCGATCCCGGCCTCTGCGGAACCAGCCTTGGCTTGCGCCTTCAATCCTAGTTGGCGGCGTACCGAGGACTGCACCGAGGCTCGGTCGAGATACTCTCCTTCGATTTCTGAGGTCTTTATTGCTTCTTCACTCAGAAGCTCAACCTTCACATTATCCCGGTCGTCTTTGCTGAGATGTTGCCACGCGCCTGACAGTCTACCTGCACCAAGCAAGAAGTGTTGTTCCATCGCTTCAAGGGCTTTGGGGTCGTAGCGCCAGTTAGGCCAGTCTTCGTGTTGCCAGTTCCATATCATGAGGAATAAATGCTCAATTTATTCCTCATATTCTGCCATAATGATGATGAATAACAAGTTTTTTATTCATCACTGAGAGTGACTGAGCCAGCCTCTCGTCTCACCCTCGTTCGTCTTCGAGGCTGTGTTTCCTATGCACATGGGCTTGCCGCCCATATGTGAGGGGCCGAGGCCGCTGCCTACTGCCCCAAAGCAAAATCGACACAGACCGTGGTTCGGCCAGCTGGCCTGCACCCGCACCATCTGCATCGATTTGGCTTTTCCCCCTCTACCAGCACTCGCCGTGAGCAGGGTTGCAAGCGCAACCCAAACCTCATGATGAAAGGGTGACATAATGACGACGTTCTACGCACAACCATACGATATTCATGCTTCAGGTTTCTATTTTGACGATGCAGAAAGCTACCTGAGCAAGATTGGCATCATTACCAACGAATTTGGTGATCTGGTCGAAGAGTTTGACATCCAGTTCCTTGATGGAGAGTGGATCGACGCAGAACTGGCAACAGCCATCGGCGTCAATCAAGCGAACGTCTTAGATGTGATGGCGGCCATGGAAGGGTGGGGTGACCATCAGAAAACGTTAGTCATCCTCGCAGCAGGTGAATGCGGCTATGCCTTTGACCCTGCTGATGATGATCCTGACGGTTTAGACGTGGATATCTATCCGGTTAGTAGTTTGAGAGAGCTAGCGGAGCACTTTGTGGAAGAGGGGCTGTTTGGTGAGATATCTGAGCAGCTAGGTCGCTACCTCGATTATGATGCCATCGCGCGTGACCTAAGCGTAGATTATACGGAAACCAGCGTGGCGGGTGAAAGCCTCATTTATCGTTGCGGTTAAGAGGTGCCGAAGAGGTGCGTACCCCGAAAGGGTGTATGTGAACAGCGGACAAAAACCCTTGTACAGCAAGATTCGGTGCCGCTAGCGTCCCAGTGAGTTTGAAAACAGGTGCAAAAAGGGCCGAAAGTTACACATTTTTTTACACAGTACACAGTTTGA encodes:
- a CDS encoding Fic family protein, yielding MIWNWQHEDWPNWRYDPKALEAMEQHFLLGAGRLSGAWQHLSKDDRDNVKVELLSEEAIKTSEIEGEYLDRASVQSSVRRQLGLKAQAKAGSAEAGIAELMVAVFDGFENDITHETLFVWHRMVCGAQRDLQNIGAYRTHTEAMQVVSGPFQKPKVHFEAPPSRQVDREMTRFLDWLNQSTLPALTKAGIAHLYFVSIHPFEDGNGRIARAISEHSLSRALGQPSLLAFARQIEKERKGYYDILERNNKSLNIDAWLAWFAKTALKAQDYSIALIGHVIAKTQMLDRLRGQLNDRQERALLRMFEAGPDGFVGGLSAKNYRAITGATVPTTTRDLNDLVAKGALHKTGARKATRYWLAA
- a CDS encoding antirestriction protein ArdA, whose protein sequence is MTTFYAQPYDIHASGFYFDDAESYLSKIGIITNEFGDLVEEFDIQFLDGEWIDAELATAIGVNQANVLDVMAAMEGWGDHQKTLVILAAGECGYAFDPADDDPDGLDVDIYPVSSLRELAEHFVEEGLFGEISEQLGRYLDYDAIARDLSVDYTETSVAGESLIYRCG